Within the Ochrobactrum vermis genome, the region TGCCGCTGCTTTTTCCTGTTATTGGCTTTTGAGAACAGCCGACCGATCAGCTTGATGAACATTGTTACCGCATCGTCGGTGAGCTTCTGGCCGAGCTTGATAAGCTGAGCCACGATTGTAGCGCGACGACGACTGGAACTGAAGTCACTGGCAAGCCAGGCCGGAGTGGCATCGCCCTCGCGGATCATCTGATCCCACCGACCGGTGGGAATGCGAAGTTGCAGCTGGGGATCGATCTCAAGATGTCGTAGGAATGCTATGCGCTCCGTCATTCCAATCAGATTTCCTGCTCCCGGGGCGTCAGGAGCGGACCGCAACCAATTGAAACGCGTCTGACGGATTGCCGGGTCAACGTCCAATAGGCTATCCAGGGTTTCCAGTTTTTTATCACTGAGATCAGCAATGAGCGCACTCTCTGCGCGCCGACGAGCGATGGCACGTGCTGCCAGCCCCATACGCTCGATCATATTCACTACCGGTAGGAGAACACATCGCTCGCGGAAAGTGGCGATAATCGCTTTTGCTATGGGCAACCCTTTATCTGTTTGGGAAGCTGCTTCAATGCCCGCACGCAAAGCGGCGCGACGGTCTTCAGCGGTTGCACTCCGCAGCTCGAGATAGCGCTGCAAGTGTCCGATATGTTCGCGTCGGGTTTCCTCACGCGTTGCGTATAAATTAAATAACCGTGGATCCACGTTGATCTGCTCGGCAATATAATTGAGCAGCATCGGTGGCGGAACTTCGTTCGGCAGAAGCGCTCTTCCAGGGTAACGCATCAGGCAAAGATGCACCGCAAAGCCAAGCTGATTTTGCTTGCGCCGGCGAAGCTCTATTTCCAGGCGATCAGTCGGTGTAAGCGAATAATGTCTGATCAAACTATCTTCGTCGGTAGGAATGTCGAAAAGCTCATGTCGATCCTGGATTTTTAACAGCGTCCGCTTGGCCATTCTTTACTCTCGCAACTCTGCACTACTTGCTCACCCCTGTACGGAATCGGACGATTCCGTACAGGGGCAAAACACCCTGTCCACAAATTATCTTGACACAGTTTCGAACAGCAGAGATATTTCGGACATCCTATTCGGACGAAATCGAGCTCATGCCACGCACCTTTGCCTATGTCCGCGTCTCGACGACCGGACAGACAACCGAAAACCAGATTCAGGAAATAAAAGCCGCCGGCTTTCATGTGGAGCCCCTCCGGATCGTCACCGAGACGATATCCGGCAGTACATCCATTGCACAGCGCCGTGGCTTCTCCCGGCTGTTGGATAAGATGGAGGCCGGAGATATCCTGATCGTTACCAAGCTCGACCGGCTTGGTCGCGATGCTATCGATGTCAGCAGCACCGTCAAAGCGCTCGCAGAGATGGGCGTAAAGGTTTATTGCCTCGCATTGGGCGGCGCTGATCTAACCAGTTCGGCCGGTACAATGACCATGAATGTCCTCAATGCAGTCGCTCAGTTCGAGCGCGATCTGCTCATTGAGCGCACGCAGTCTGGTCTCAAGCGAGCCAAGTCGGAAGGGAAATCTCTCGGTCGTCCATCCACACTTGACGATAAACAAAAGCAGGACGTGTTCGCCGATCTTGCGGTAGGGAAAAGTATATCAGCCATCGCTCGGAAATTTGCCACCAGTCGGCAAACGATCATGCGAATTCGGGATCAGGCTGCCAAAAACGTTGGGAAAATGAATGAGAAGTGAACCGTGGCAATCGTTCAAAATGCTTACGCTTGGAATTACGTTTGGTTCACAGTGGCAGATAGTGCTGCACTGTAATCAGGCTGGGGATGAGAAAATGCGTGGCAGTTTTGCCTCGTACACTGCAGGCCGCGAATAAGATCATTGTGAAAGCGCTTATTGCCTAGGCATGTATTGCACGCATTACCTGCAGAAGGACCTAACGCCTATGCGATT harbors:
- a CDS encoding recombinase family protein, producing MPRTFAYVRVSTTGQTTENQIQEIKAAGFHVEPLRIVTETISGSTSIAQRRGFSRLLDKMEAGDILIVTKLDRLGRDAIDVSSTVKALAEMGVKVYCLALGGADLTSSAGTMTMNVLNAVAQFERDLLIERTQSGLKRAKSEGKSLGRPSTLDDKQKQDVFADLAVGKSISAIARKFATSRQTIMRIRDQAAKNVGKMNEK